The window CTCCATATATACGTGATAACATAGggtatttgtctttcattttttcacttacttcattagtatgataatctctaagttcGTCTTCATTACTGCAACCAGCaatagtttattctttttaatggctcaaTAATATCAcgtcttccttatccattcttctgtcaatggacatttaggttgtttccatgtcttgggtattTTAAATGATGCTGATATGAACCCAGGGGAGCACATATGTTTTTGAATTACAAttttttcttctgggtatatgcccaggagtggggttgatGGATCACATGAgaattccatttttagttttatgaggagcttccatactgttttccctggtggctgcacaatttgcattcccaccaacagtgtaagaggattccctatTCTTCAGAGGCTCAAGGGCATTTATTAATTcgattgcaaaaccaatacaatattataaagtaattaacctccaattaaaataaataaatttatattaaaattttttcaccattaaaaaaaaataaagtcccttTTATTTATCATTGAACTGAAGGTGCTGGACTGCAAGGGGATGAAAGGTGAGCCTTTAAAACAATGTTCTTTTTAGATCTCATAGAAGCTTTGATCCCATAGAATCATCCCAATCTTAGactttgaaatttcaaaatttctaCTAACATCACATGAAGTCTCTCAGACAGTCCTTTCTAACATTTAGGTTTCCTGTCAGCTCTGGAGGAGACAGTGGTCCTTTTGGTACTGTCAGCTAAATATTCTCTGCAAGgagatgggaagatccccctgctTGACAGTGACCTTGGTTCAACTGCCTACAAATGGGGAAAATATGAGTTAGGTTTAGGTTTTCTCTGAAGCTTATCTAAAGTGATGAATAAAAAGTGCCCACAAGGTTGCTCCCCAGTTTGTGTTCAAAATCAGAGATGCTTATGATTATCATTGTCACTAATCTCACTTGATTGTAAGTATTTATTGATGGCCTGGGATTTAATATGTCTATTGAGTAGAATCCAACTTAACCATGTTTTATGCAAAGACCATTCAAACCCATAGAAGAAACGGTGAATGAAATCTTCAGGAAAGTGACCAAAGGAGTGAACAACTTTCAAATAGTCATCATTAAGGTGGCCAGAGGTGTATAAGAATAGTTTGGGCATCAAATaaatggggtgggagagaggcaaGGAAATTTTTTTAAGCTGGGTTTCCCTTTTATGGGTACCATTATATTCAAAAGAAACTCTGTGTGATGCAGCCTCGGGTGAGAGTCCTCCCTGATTGTGGCACAACTTGAAACACCAGATTCTTGACcttgggaccaccagggaagttcccagaaaAGTATTGATCTTAATTAGCACATAAACACAATTTTCTTTCTGTACCTAATGGAGTCACCTTGACCAGACTCTGTATTGAACTTAGCTAAGTTTGAAGAAATAGTAACTGTCTAAATACACTTATAAAAagggtggattcatgttgatgtgtggcagaaccaatacaataaagtaattagcctccaattaaaataaataaatttattatacagaatgaagtgagtcaaagaaaaagataaatatcatattctaacacatatatacagaatctagaagaatggtactgaagaacttatttgcagggcagcagtggagaaacagacctagagaatagacttatggacatggggagaggggaggagagggtgagatgtatggaaagagtaacatggaaacttacatcaccatatgAAACATATAcagccaaagggaatttgctgtatggctcaagaaactcaaacaggggctctgtatcaacttagaggggtgggatggggagggagatgggagggaagttcaaaagggaagggatatatgtatacctgtggctgattcatcttgaagtttgacagaaaacaataaaattctttaaagcaattatccttcaattaaaaaaaaagaaaaaaacaagagggGGCCAATAAGATTATAGCTTGGCTtccatgactgctggaaaatgGTTCAGGCTGCTAGCCATCTGGAAGCTGTCCTCagtgagaaaaaaatcttaagaaaaccTCTTCTGATAGCACCTGCCCCTGGGTGACAATGTTATTTTCCAGTGACccacatttattttcctttggtgCCACGCTCCCGAAGAGTCCACAGTGCCCACCATTAGTAACTGTCAGTCTTGGAAATGTCTGATCCCAGGACTCCACCTCTCCCTCTTCTCACATATTAGATTACATCTTTTAATGTTGTTTGCCGGACTGATCCCAAATTTCTAGAGGAAACACCCTCCAAGATGGCACTGTTCCCTGTGAGCCaccatattttcatttcaaaatatcaCCCAGAATAGCATCTTTAaatcttcctttttcttaaaataaaggagaaaaggacatgcATTTTACACTGTTGGGATCATTCACAAGGTCCCTTTAGGAATCCCCAGTTCCAAACTCTCCTGATCCACTCTTACATCTCACTGAGATTTTGACCTGTGCACCTTAAGAGAAGGCTTGGCTTAAGGCTAAAACTAAACACATTCCGCAAAGCTTTTCCTTTGTTGCCTGCATAGGCTCACAATCTTCTATGTTTCCTACATAACACCTGAGTGACAAATTGATACAGGgactttttttattacttttgtatCTTTTGGGAATATTTGGACTGTTTTCATGAAGCTGTGTTAATTCTGGGACATTCTGATAATTTTGACTGGGCCAAAGTTCCCCCAACAAAGTTGGTTtcaagttattttctttcttgttcaatGTCAGGAACCAATAAATTGTTCCATGATCAAACCCAGGGATATAATTGTCCATATTGGTGCATATCAACCAATGTTTGTGGAGTGAATCCATGTGTGAGTTCTTGATTCCCTGATCATTATTCTGTTTCCTGAATGTATATCTGATTCAGTCACCTAATGTGGAGAAAAATGAAGATCCAATCAAAATCAATACAATGGGCATTCTATAGTCTAATCAGGCATCCCTTTCTGATTTTGTTAGTAGTTGGACAGAGGGATGATGGGATTAGAAAGACCTGTAAAAGTCTCAGCCTCTAAAGAAAGGATGCAGAATCTTCTGACTGCTGAGTCACTGGCTGAGTCCTCCACAGGGCCTATGGTCTGAGCACCACGCCAACCACATCACGGTGGTAAGTTACTGTCAGGACTGTTCTCAGACATCTTCAGCTGACCTTAAGGGTGGCATGGAACTCAAAATGACACAGagaggttttgtgtttttttaattatttctctttAGATGATAATATTTCAGGTTTTCATTGTGCCTCTAATTGTATTTACCCTGAATCCCAATTATTTCGATTCATGCTGTAGCTGATACCATTTTCAGATAGCTTTACCATGatgatattttttaataaaaatatctgtaaatttattttttgaaacgtaaaatacttttttttgtgTACACCTGACTTTCATGTAGgagcatttttttcaaatttactaTTCGTTGTAACTGCAGTAACAGGATGGAGGCTGTGTTGCTCCACATGACAGTCGTATTCCCATAGACTAAATGATCATCTGGAAGTCTTCCCCAAATAAAGTTCGGAGTCAGCTTTCAGGCTCTTGGTAACCACTTCTCAGTGGGACATGAATTAGACAAAGAAGTGGATGTATCTGAATGTGCTAGTGGTTGAGATGCTTGTTACTGAAACCAGTAGGGAAAAAGCTACAGCTTTGTGCCCAATGAACCCACAGTATCAAAAGGAACAACTGAAGGGCTTCCACCCTTGCCAGTGCATAGATCTTGGCCCTGACTAGGTTCTTCTGAAGGGCTGGGAGACAGTCTATGGTGTGCTCACATTTGCCCTGAAATGGgtgctttgttgctgtgcattTTCCACAGGATTCCTTTTGGCAAAGAGTCAGGATGACTGTCCCAACCCCACCCAGACTCCTGGACCTCAAAAGAACAAGCCTGCTGAGGGATGAGGACTCAGTCATTTCTGCTCTGGAGTTTCTACCTGCGGAGCTCTTCCCACCCCTCTTCGTGGAAGCATTCCAAGGGCGACACATTGAGACCCTGAAGGCCATGGTGCAAGCCTGGCCCTTTGTCCACCTGCTTCTGGGGGCCCTGATTGACCTGCCCCCTGTGGGGCCCCTACAAGCAGTGCTGGAAGCACTTGACGTCCTGCTTGCCCAGAAGGTTCCCTCAAGGTGAGCCTGACTTGGGGAACCTGGTAAAATCCTGGATGTCCTGGAGAAGACAGCTGGGGTGAGGGAATGTGGGTGCAAAGGGATGGACCAGAGGATTCTGAAGATGGAAATGAAGAAGGCTTGTCTCACTAAGGGAAATGCCTCTGGAAGCATAAGGGTGTCTGTAATGAACAGGAGCCTGAAATATCACTCCTCTTAGTGATCCTTAAAGTTACTAGAAGTGAAGATTCAGAAAGGACAAGAAATGAAAGCCAGATGGAAGAAAATGAGTCAGAGAGGGAAGAGGGCAAGACAGCAGGTGACATCAGTAATCTGAAGTTACAGCAGAGGAGAGCAGTGTGAGCTTAATTTTTGtggctattttttctttctgggtgGATTTTAATGCATCTCTACCAATCTCCTTTTTCTCTATAGGAGGTGCAACCTGCGGGTGCTAGATTTGTGGGACACCGGTCATAAATTCTGGAGCATGTGGTCTGGAGCCAACAATCGTGGATGCACAAGCTCAGGAAGAacaccagtgattgaacccagctcAATAACAAAGCAGCACTTGGTGCCATTGAGGGTTTTCACAGACCTTTCCCTGAAAAAAAGGACCCCGAATAACTTCCTCACCTACCTTCTCCGGTGGGTGGAGCAGAGAAAAGCTTCCATACATCTGTGCTGTAAGAAGCTGAAGATCTTTTCAATGTCAATGGACAATATCGTGAAGGTCCTGAGCGTGGTGCAGCTGGACTGTATCCAGGAGGTGCACGTGAGTTGCACCTGGAGTCTGTCCACCCTGGCCACATTTGCTCCTTTCCTGGGCCACATGAGTAATCTGCGAAGACTCTTTCTCTTCCCTATCCACGTGTCTGCCTTCAGGAAGCACAAGCAGGATCACGTTGTGCAAATTACCTCCCAGTTCCTGAGGCTGGGCCACCTCTGGGATCTTCATCTGGACTTTCCCTCCTTTCTTGAAGGCTGCCTGGACCAGATGCCCAGGTGAGTGTGCACCACTGTCTGGGTAACACTGAACATAATATTAAAATGTCAAAGTCACTGTCACCTGAAGGGTGGTGTCCCATGACCATGGAAATAAAGATTGTGTGCTAAACTGTTATAGTGGCTCTTGAAAGGGACACCTTGCTGTGAAGGTACAGATTATTGACTGGGATGTTTGGATCTGGCCCTGGAGGGTTTGTAATTTCTTCATTCAGCAAAGGTGCTTATGTTCAAATGACTTCAAGGTAGAGGAAATAAAGGGGACTCTGTTGGGGAATCACATCAGAGCAGAGCATTTCTGAAGAGAAGCTCTATGTTCACCAGGATTGCGGCCACAATGAGCTTGTCTTAAACTATCTGTCTGTATAACTTGTTTTTTGTGCTCCAAACAAGGTAATTAATATAAGGGAAAATGATGATTCTGGAGATTATGTTGATCCAGCTGAGCCAAATGGATAATAAAAAGTGATGGAAAGTTTGTAGATGATCCAGGAAGGTAAGTGAGCCCATTAGCCTGGCATCACATTTGATGTTGTAGAATCTTGTGTAAGTGTATTCTTTATGAATTTCTCTCTAGGTCCACACCTGGCCAAAGATATAGGCATCTGGAGCCCAAAGTTGGACTGAAGGAATCCCtagatgaaataattttttatttcattcacctAGCAATAAAATTCAGTGACGACCACCCTTGATCGAGGCTCTGTGTCAGGCTCTCCTCTGAGCATGTTCTACTGCATTCCATTATACTCATTCATCCTTATAAGGAAGTGGAGTATGTTGTATTCTGCTTGATAGATGAGGGAGAGAACTTTCAAGATTCTATGAATTGACTCAATCACATAGTGAAGGTAACAGGACTGAGCCTAGATTGAGACTGGGCAATCAGTGTATTGACCCTCATCAGATGGTCAGACTTCACTCTTGCCCTGAGGAAACCATTCACCTATCACATGTAGccaccatggggcttcccaggtggcacaagtagtaaagaacccgcctgccagtgcaggagacacaagagacttggattggattcctgggtcaggaaggtaccctggagaaggaaacaacaacccactccagtattcttgcctggaaaatgccatggacagaagagcctggtgggctacagtccacagtgttgccaagagtcagactcgGCTTAGCAACTGAGTACCACACCACCATGTAGCCACCTGGCACCCAGTTTCCAAGAACTAATTGTTTGGTTTCTCCCCAGGTGCCTGAAGACCACCTTGCACAACCTCTCAATAACCAACTGCTGACTTACGGAATCAGACTTGATCCACTTGTCCCAGTGCCTGAACATCTGTCAGCTAAAAAGCCTGGAAATTGTTGGTGTCAACATGAATGATTTTAGTCCTGAACTGCTCCAAGTTCTGCTGGAGAAAGTTGCAGCCACCATCCAGGAACTGTACTTAGACCAATGTGGGATCATGGACTCCCAGTTTGAGGCCATCCTGCCTGCCCTAAACCGTTGCTCCCCGCTCAGTTCCTTCAGCCTATGTGGGAACCTTCTCTCCATGGCTGTCATAGAGAAGATGCTGCGACACACTGCTGGGCTGCCCTGTTTAAGTCAGGAGAGTTACAGCCCTCAGGGTGCCCCCTGGAAGGCAGACTTGCTCACCTTCGGACTCAGCTGTTAGAGATTCTGAGAGACTTAGGCCAGCACAGGATCATCAGGATTTTCCTAAGTCCCTGTCCTCACAATGGTGATGACTTACATCGTCATGTGGAGCCCATTATATATAGCTATAGTACCCCTGCCTAGATGGTTGTCTCTATGAAAAGCTTTCTTCTGGGCACTTGGAAACAGAAATCTAGGACATGTGTATTTCATAACATGAAAATCTATGGTTTCAGACATCAGCTCAATGTGAATGGGCAAAGAAAAGATGATCCAGTGGAAGTTCAAGATTGTAGGGGGAAATGTAGACTCTGGAAAATGATGGGGACTTTCAATGACATGGGTTAAATAGCACAAGAATACGGAATGTAATTTTCTGAGTATACTTGTGATGTACATGTTGACATTATCCTTTGATGCATGATTGTAAAGAAATgctcagaaataaagaaatcttCAGTATATATGGACTGGTGCCCTCCAGGATACAGaatcattttctctgttttcaccTCAAGATCTTTAGttacagatgaaagaaaatgcactgaattATCCATGATCTGAAACCTTACTATTCCCACTAGTTCTCCATTCTGACTTGGATTCAGCATTTATACAAAGCTACCAAAGAATTATAGTTCACCTAAGCTGCTTTAGCAGCCAGcacagggaggggcagggggaacTCAAAGGAAAGAGTCCAGTCCTCTATCTAGAGATAGACATTCTGAGCCTCCAGACTCCTAGGTTACCTGCTGGTACATGAGACCAGGTGACATGAACTAACGTGGCGAGCAGGACTGTAGGTTTTAGCATGCTATAAACATCTGCTCATTTAGTACATGTTCATTTAGTACAAATATTTGTGCTGTGATTTATATGAATAAGATCCATCtttcaaaattgtaaaaaaagttgagtacttaaaaaaatgcatgaaaggccccatggattgtaacctgccagactcctctgcccatggaattctccgtgcaagaatactagagtgtgtagccattcccttcttcaggggttcttccccacccagagcctggtgggtcctCTGGGGTCCcatacagttggacacgactgagtgattaacatgaggaaataagtgagaaaactgtttttttttttaaataaattataatactaGGTAGTTCTCTGACTAATGCACgtggataatttttttaaatgcttaagtTCATTTGGAGccaccaaagaaaataaattattttaatgatcaTTCAAAAAGAacagtttcttctttaaaaactagTTAGAATAGGGACCTCCATgctagtccagtggctaagactccgtgttcCCAATGAAGGGGCCCCGAttggatccctgggcagggaattagatcccgcatgctgcaactaagggttcccgtgctgcaactaaagatggatcctgcatgccacagtggAGTTGGATGGACTGTCCCGAACGCCACAAccagacctggagcagccaaataaatacatgaatgaataaatgtttttttttttaattaaataagtcAAATAAAATCTGAGCCACATGATtccaataactttaaaaaatatttagaatagcaaaatttcagagctggaagaattacaattgtgtttttaaaaatgcattttatattttagagaagTTTTGTCTTCTAActaaaactgagcagaaagtatACTTTCTATGTAAATCCTGCCCTCAGCACATGCATAGCCTCCTGAGCTATCAACATTCCCCACTGGATTGGTATATTTGTTATCAATGATGAACCTGCATTGACGTATCATTATCCCCCTACATATATAGTTTATTTTGAAGTTCCTTCTTGGTGTTGTGCATTCTCTGAGTTTTGTCAGATACATAATGACTTTGCAGAATCACAAAGAGTATTTGCTCTGCCTCTTTATCCCTCCTTCACCTCAACCCCTAGAAAAATCTGATTATGTCACCATTCTCAGAGTTTGCCTTTTGCAAAGTGTCATGTAGTTGGACTCACTTATGAAGCCTTTTCAGATtgattctttcacttagtaatagaCATTGagggttcctccatgtcttttcatggtttgatacCATTTCATTGTCTGAATATATCACAGTTCACTGGTTCTTTCACCTtttgaaggacatcttggctTCTTTCAAGTTTTGGCAacaatgaataaagctgctataagctTCCGTATGTATGCTTTTTATTTGGACAGAATAGACTGATACCAAGGAGTGAAACTGTCGGATTGTAGGATAAGAgtacatattaaaattatttttttcttgacaaTCTCCCCTGTTAGACACATACTTTTCCATGAAGAGTAGGAACAGTGTCTCTACCACCCTATGGTCCATATCAGACCACAGAGCTGTTAAGGTAGTAAATAATTACAACTGCATGATCCCTGGAAAGTTTTATCATCAGTTTATggtcaaatgttattttttattgaaaagtcAATTTGGAGAAGATCAATGTCATATTATTGAATgccagcctttgactgtgtagatcacaatgaactgtggaaaattctgaaagagacgggaataccagaccacctgacctgcctcttgaaaaacctatatgcaggtcaggaagcaacagttagaactggacatggaacaacagactggttccaaataggaaaaggagtgcatcaaggctgtatcttgtcaccctgcttattaaacttatatgcggagtacatcatgagaaatgctgggctggaagaagcacaagctggaatcaagattgtggggagaaatattaataacctcagatatgcagatgacaccacccttatggcagaaagggaagaggaactaaagagcctctcgatgaaagtgaaaaaggagagtgaaaaaattggcctaaggctcaacattcagaaaatgaagatcatggcatctggtcccaccacttcattggaaatagatggggaaacagtgggaacagtgtcagactttattttggggggctccaaaatcactgcagatggtgactgcagccatgaaattaaaagacgcttactccttggaaggaaagttatgaccaacctagatagcatattcaaaagcagagacattactttgccaacaaaggtccgtctagtcaaggctatggttttttcagtggtcatgtatggatgtgagaattggattgtgaagaaagctgagcgccaaagaattgatgcttttgaactgtggtgttggcgaagactcttgagagtcccttggactgcaaggagacccaaccagtccattctaaaggagatcagtcctgggtgttcattggaaggactgatgctaaagctgaaactccaatactttggccacctcatgcaaagagttgactcattggaaaagaccctgatgctgggagggattgggggcaggaagagaaggggacaacagaggatgagatggctggatggcatcactgactcgatggacattgagtaaactctgggagttggtgatggacaaggaggcctggagtgctgcgattcatggggtcacaaaaagtcagacacgactgagcgactgaactgaactggctataaatatgaaagatataaaagaaataatactgCAGTTAATATATATGTCCATGTAAATTACCTATAAAACAAAACTCCATGTGTTTTCCATGCTCCCAGTTATAAGATAATGTCATAAGGATGTGATGTACAGTGTGgggataaaaatgaataatactaTATCTTACATTTGAGTACTGCTAAAAGAGTAGGTCAtaaaagttctcaccacaagAAAAATTATAACTATGTGACATGATGGTTGTTAAGTATTTATCATgatgatcatttttaaatatatatatcaaattatttacatatacacataaaacaaatacaatgctatatgtcagttatattttaataaacatggaaaaaaatgtaatctgAGAAAATATACCAaaagagaaactagaaaaaagGGACAAAGGTTTTATTATGAAAACAGTAACAAATATTTGTACTTTCAATTGATCCAGCTGCATAAACTGAAATGGCCAGCTGAGATTGAGCAGAGAAAGTGTTGCTGTGTGATCCTGTACTAATCTTCAACACTCAGAGAAAACCAAGTGTGACTGGGTGGCATGGACATGATTAAATACCAATTTAAGGAGGAAGGAACTGTCACCTAACTTTCTCATCAATAGGGGAAAACTACCTCTTATTTtctgagaaggcgatggcagcccactccagtactcttgcctggaaaaccccatggacggaggagcctggtgggctgtagtccatggggtcactaagagtcggacacgactgagcaacttcactttcacttttcagtttcatgcactggagaaggaaatggcaacccactccagtgttcttgcctgaagaatcccagggacggcagagcctggtgggctgccgtctatggggtcgcacagagttggacacgactgaagcgacttagcagcagcagcctcttatTTTTGGTGAACTTTCTTCCTAGATTAGCAGTATTCAAAGTTCTGGTCTCAAGACTCCTTTACATTCTTAAAATGTATTGAGGATCCTAAAGAGCTTTGTGTATGTGGGTTATGTCTATCAATATTAATCATATTAGTTAAAGTGGAAGGATGctaaaaactcattttttaacTCAATTATGCATACCAATTCAAACCTATTTCATATTTTACCAAAAGTGGTTATGTTTTACCAAAAAATGAGCATAATAtaaaagccaatacaatattgtaattaacctccaattaaaataaataaatttatattttttaaaaaagagtcataCCTAAAAAAACTAAcaattttattgggatataatttacatattttataaaacatcCAGTTAatcttacctggtggctcagatggtagagtccacctgcaatgcaagatacacaggttcaatccctgggttgtgatgatcctctggataagggaatgggaacccactccagtattcttgcctggagaatttcatggacagaggagcctggtgggctacagtccatggggtcataaagagttggacagtctTTACACATAAAGACTGCACGTGTAATATCCTGCATTCCACCACTAAGAgtcaatgcagtcaaataaataaacattttttaaatgtatgtactTGGAAAGGGCCAATGGGATTATGGCTGGGTTCCCAGGGTCCCTGTAAAGTTGGTCACAtaaagactaacacacacacacacatacaatttaTATAGTTTACAAAATATACACTTAAAGTATGCAATTCAATGTTTTTCAGTATATTTACAGAACTCCATAGCTATCACCAAAat is drawn from Bubalus kerabau isolate K-KA32 ecotype Philippines breed swamp buffalo chromosome 5, PCC_UOA_SB_1v2, whole genome shotgun sequence and contains these coding sequences:
- the LOC129654031 gene encoding PRAME family member 20-like; translated protein: MTVPTPPRLLDLKRTSLLRDEDSVISALEFLPAELFPPLFVEAFQGRHIETLKAMVQAWPFVHLLLGALIDLPPVGPLQAVLEALDVLLAQKVPSRRCNLRVLDLWDTGHKFWSMWSGANNRGCTSSGRTPVIEPSSITKQHLVPLRVFTDLSLKKRTPNNFLTYLLRWVEQRKASIHLCCKKLKIFSMSMDNIVKVLSVVQLDCIQEVHVSCTWSLSTLATFAPFLGHMSNLRRLFLFPIHVSAFRKHKQDHVVQITSQFLRLGHLWDLHLDFPSFLEGCLDQMPRCLKTTLHNLSITNC